The DNA segment GTTCAATCCCGCTACTTTTCCGGAGAGCGCGTCGGTCCAGTTGGAAGAAACGGCATCCGTAAGCTGGGTACTGTCCACTTTGGTAACGGCGTACCCAAGGGAACGCGCTTCTCTTTTAATACCAAGTGAAGTCACCACCACGTTCTGCAACTCATTGGCGGCACTCACCAATTGGATTGCAATATTGTTCTGGTTGCCCACACGGATTTCCCTGGTCTGGAACCCGATAGCGGATACTACAAGTACATCGTTCTCCGCTACAGTGAGCGTAAATTCTCCTTTTGCATTGGTCGTCATCCCCCTGCTGGTCCCTTTCACCTGGATGTTCACATCCTGGAGCGGTTTTCCATCGGCGGGGTTGGTTACCTTACCGGTAACCTTCTTTTGCTGGGCGAACAGCATCATGTTCAGCATCAGAAGAAGAACGGTTCCGAGTAGCCGAAGCACCGGTTTTTTCTTCCCTGAAACGGTCGTAGAAATTTTCATAAACAACATTCTGGGTTTGTTAAAGATGGTACAGGCTATCTTCTCATTCCCTTCATAGCCAGTGAAGGTGTTGAAAGCGGATGAATAGGTTCCATATACTTCAGTTCCTTATCAGTTCCATAACGGACATAGCTATCCAGGGCAGCCATTTTCGCGGGATGCCGGGCAGCTTGCCAGCTACAAAAACAGGAATAAGTTGGATTTACACAGTCATATTCATTACAGCCGGCAGGTGCGCCTCCCACCGGAATTTACTGTTATGATATATGCTATGGAACTGAACGCCGGGGATCCCGGTATATTCCGGGGCAAAAAGTACGGGTCCTTTTTTTGAGGAAGAACGAACTTTCGCCGCTTTCAAATCAGCAAGGGTCCAATCAGAAAAGCCATAACGCCGCAAAGATACACCGGCACATAAATCGGATACCATCAAACGAAGGTTGTTAACCAAAACGTAATGTTCCGGGTGCAAATTTTCTTTGGCTGAATGCGAACTGGATGAATGTCCACTCCGACGTGTCATTCCTGAAATGAACGGTGTAATATTAAAAATTGAACTAACTATAATGAATAAACGCAAACAGAAATATTCCGTTTTCCCCAACGGATGAAACCGGGAAAAAAGAAAACCTGCCTTATATGTGTTATTCCACTTCATAAGCAATCGGCGTCCCTTCTTTATACTATATCGGGCGCCTTAAAATATGCGTATGCAAGGTACATCGGAAAGCGATACACCTCGGTTTCGTAACATTAACAGATCGTTACCAAAAAGTAAACGAATAATTAATACAGCAGTAGAAGGGAATCAAGCCTGGCTGAACAATAATTTCCGGGAAATCTTATTGAACCTCGAATTCAACAATACTGAAGAGAAACTCAGCCCGATCACGAAGCCGATCCATATACCCGTGGCGCCCATCCCCGCTTTGAAGGCCAGGTAATACCCCGTTGGTATACCCAGCACCCAATAGGCGATGGTCACCAGTAAGGTGGGCACCTTCACATCACGCACACCCCGGAGCAGTCCTACTCCAATAGATTGTGTGGAATCCGATATCTGAAAGAGCGCCGCGAACAACAATAAGAAAGCCGCGGTGTCCACGACTTCTGCATTGCTATTGAACGCGTGGGGCAACAGGTTTCTGAAAAGAATGAAGAAGATGCCGCAGGCCACACCATATATAAGTGCGGTGTAAAGTGTGCTGAAACCAATGCGCCGCAAGCCTGAAAAATCATTACGCCCATAACTTCCGCTGACGCGGATACTTCCCGCCTGCGATAAGCCTACCGATACCATGAACGTGGCGGAAGCGCAGTTCAGCGCGATCTGGTGCGCGGCCTGCTGTGTGGCGCCCAGCCATCCGATCATGATGCCTGAAACAGAGAATGCGCCCGCCTCCATGCCGTATTGTAAACTGGAAGGCACGCCAATCTTCAGCAATTCCCACCAGGAACGCAGTTTCAGTACCCATTCAAACCGCCGCCATTTGCCATACACACTGAACCTTTTCTTTTTTAAGATCACCCAGAGCAATACAACAAAGATGACCGTTCTTGAAAATAAGGTGGTTAGTCCGGCGCCTACCAGTTCCAGGCGCGGCATGCCCAGTTTTCCGAAGATGAATACCCAGTTCAGAAAAGTATCCAGCGGAAGCGAGAAAAGGGAAAGCGCCATGGCCAGGCGTGTATATTCGAGGCCA comes from the Parasegetibacter sp. NRK P23 genome and includes:
- a CDS encoding MATE family efflux transporter, which encodes MKKEAVRTLQVAGPLILGNLTQIALGLIDSAMVGAISYKQLAASSLVTNMLGIPYVLGIGITVSISPLVAIHNGRGDHRKVAHYAYNGFWLCALTGVLIALCVVLGRNIVYSMGQDPEVAALAEPYLAIMGWSIIPMMMFLALKQFTDGLEYTRLAMALSLFSLPLDTFLNWVFIFGKLGMPRLELVGAGLTTLFSRTVIFVVLLWVILKKKRFSVYGKWRRFEWVLKLRSWWELLKIGVPSSLQYGMEAGAFSVSGIMIGWLGATQQAAHQIALNCASATFMVSVGLSQAGSIRVSGSYGRNDFSGLRRIGFSTLYTALIYGVACGIFFILFRNLLPHAFNSNAEVVDTAAFLLLFAALFQISDSTQSIGVGLLRGVRDVKVPTLLVTIAYWVLGIPTGYYLAFKAGMGATGIWIGFVIGLSFSSVLLNSRFNKISRKLLFSQA